The following proteins are encoded in a genomic region of Catellatospora sp. TT07R-123:
- a CDS encoding SRPBCC family protein — MRRVIIQVLTGLAQPDAYARISDFARYEELTSTVRQVNVHAADPDGSVVSDWTVTFRNGLLRWTERDYFEPDRGVIRFTQLAGDFERFEGQWLIEGAPEGTAITFDAVFDLGMPSLADILDPVAEATLRDNILVILHGLLGEVTVPGDLATAGHD, encoded by the coding sequence ATGCGACGTGTCATCATCCAGGTGCTCACGGGGCTCGCGCAGCCCGACGCGTACGCGCGGATCAGCGACTTCGCCCGCTACGAGGAGCTGACCAGCACCGTACGCCAGGTGAACGTGCACGCCGCCGACCCCGACGGCAGCGTCGTGTCCGACTGGACCGTCACCTTCCGCAACGGCCTGCTCCGCTGGACCGAACGCGACTACTTCGAACCGGACCGCGGGGTCATCCGGTTCACGCAGCTCGCCGGCGACTTCGAACGGTTCGAGGGGCAGTGGCTGATCGAGGGCGCGCCCGAGGGGACCGCGATCACGTTCGACGCCGTCTTCGACCTCGGCATGCCGTCGCTCGCCGACATCCTCGACCCGGTCGCCGAGGCCACCCTGCGCGACAACATCCTGGTCATCCTGCACGGCCTGCTCGGCGAGGTCACCGTGCCCGGCGATCTTGCGACGGCCGGCCATGACTGA
- a CDS encoding aspartate aminotransferase family protein has translation MTSVDIAADVVTRTQKHLSSGRAALARLMGSVVEVRSEGAWVIDADGRRHLDFGGYGVFILGHCHPAVVAAVQHQVATHPLATRTLLEPVIAQAAEALAGIAPPGLDHVHFVNSGTEATEAALKLARAHGHHALITTAGGFHGKTLGALSVTANPTYQDQFRPLLPDVTVVPFGDAAAMSAAIAAAGRAACVILEPVQGEGGVVIPPPGYLTAVAAACAEHGAFLIIDEIQTGLGRLGSWWGIDTERVAPDVLLVGKGLSGGIIPVAAMLAGEQTYGPFNRDPFLHSSTFGGSPLAGAAALAAVRTMAAEDIPRRAARLGSLLLDGVRARAAAHGAGLVADVRGRGLLIGIEMAEQRHLGELALALIDRGVLVSHSLNASRVIRLTPPAILGDPELALFFQVFDDALASLTAMA, from the coding sequence ATGACCAGCGTCGACATCGCCGCGGACGTGGTCACCCGTACCCAAAAGCACTTGAGCTCGGGACGCGCGGCCCTCGCGCGGCTGATGGGGTCGGTCGTGGAGGTGCGCTCGGAGGGCGCCTGGGTGATCGACGCCGACGGGCGCCGCCACCTGGACTTCGGCGGGTACGGCGTCTTCATCCTCGGCCACTGCCACCCCGCCGTGGTCGCCGCCGTGCAGCACCAGGTCGCGACGCATCCCCTCGCCACGCGGACCCTGCTCGAACCCGTCATCGCGCAGGCAGCCGAGGCGCTCGCCGGGATCGCCCCGCCGGGCCTGGACCACGTCCACTTCGTCAACTCCGGCACCGAGGCGACCGAGGCGGCCCTGAAGCTCGCCCGCGCCCACGGCCACCACGCGCTGATCACCACGGCGGGCGGGTTCCACGGCAAGACGCTGGGCGCGCTCAGCGTCACCGCCAACCCCACCTACCAGGACCAGTTCCGGCCCCTGCTGCCCGACGTCACGGTCGTGCCGTTCGGTGACGCGGCCGCGATGTCGGCGGCGATCGCGGCCGCCGGGCGCGCCGCCTGCGTCATCCTCGAACCCGTCCAGGGCGAGGGCGGCGTGGTCATCCCGCCGCCCGGGTACCTCACCGCGGTCGCCGCCGCCTGCGCCGAGCACGGCGCGTTCCTCATCATCGACGAGATCCAGACCGGGCTCGGGCGGCTGGGCTCCTGGTGGGGCATCGACACCGAACGCGTCGCCCCCGACGTGCTGCTCGTCGGCAAGGGCCTGTCCGGCGGGATCATCCCCGTCGCCGCGATGCTCGCGGGCGAGCAGACCTACGGGCCGTTCAACCGCGACCCGTTCCTGCACTCGTCCACGTTCGGCGGCTCACCGCTCGCGGGCGCCGCCGCCCTCGCGGCCGTACGCACGATGGCCGCCGAGGACATCCCGCGCCGCGCGGCCCGCCTCGGGTCGCTGCTGCTCGACGGGGTACGCGCCCGAGCCGCCGCCCACGGCGCCGGACTCGTCGCCGACGTACGCGGCCGGGGCCTGCTCATCGGCATCGAGATGGCCGAACAGCGCCACCTCGGCGAGCTCGCGCTCGCGCTGATCGACCGCGGGGTGCTCGTGAGCCACTCGCTCAACGCGTCCCGGGTGATCCGGTTGACCCCGCCCGCCATCCTCGGCGACCCCGAGCTGGCGCTGTTCTTCCAGGTGTTCGACGACGCCCTGGCCTCACTCACGGCCATGGCATAG